The Desmonostoc muscorum LEGE 12446 genome includes a region encoding these proteins:
- a CDS encoding phosphoribulokinase, whose amino-acid sequence MSRPIILGIVGDSAAGKTTLTRGIAQVLGPENVTLICTDDYHRYDRQQRAEIGITALHPDCNYLDIMQQHLSLLRTGQPILKPVYSHKTGTFEPPQYIKPNKFVIIEGLLGYSTRAARDSYDVKVYLAPPEELRAKWKVKRDTQKRGYSAEQVLAELEKREPDSAEFIRPQRQWSDIVISFYPPIEEEDETNGHLNVRLVLRPTIPHPDFSTITNTGGNSDSAIRLGLDRDMSKPVDVLEVDGHATLEQVNKLEHIICSDMPHLRNICDRESNPELGKIAGTTGETLQSYPLALTQLIITYHMLKATQMYL is encoded by the coding sequence ATGAGCCGTCCAATAATTCTTGGTATTGTAGGGGACAGCGCTGCTGGTAAAACAACGTTAACGCGGGGAATCGCTCAGGTACTCGGCCCAGAAAATGTGACGCTGATTTGTACAGATGATTACCACCGTTACGATCGCCAACAACGTGCAGAAATTGGCATCACTGCCCTCCACCCAGACTGTAACTACTTAGATATTATGCAGCAACACCTGTCGCTACTACGCACAGGACAGCCGATTCTCAAGCCAGTTTACAGCCATAAAACGGGCACATTCGAGCCACCGCAGTATATCAAGCCCAATAAATTCGTGATTATTGAGGGATTACTCGGTTATTCCACCCGCGCCGCCCGCGATTCTTATGACGTGAAAGTTTATCTTGCGCCTCCTGAAGAACTACGCGCTAAATGGAAAGTCAAACGAGACACGCAAAAGCGGGGCTATAGTGCTGAACAGGTGCTAGCGGAACTAGAAAAGCGCGAACCAGACTCAGCAGAATTTATCCGTCCCCAGCGGCAATGGTCTGATATTGTTATTAGTTTCTACCCACCCATCGAGGAAGAAGATGAAACCAATGGACACCTGAATGTCCGCTTAGTACTGCGTCCGACAATTCCTCACCCAGATTTTAGTACAATTACCAACACTGGTGGTAATTCTGATTCAGCCATTCGTCTGGGACTAGACAGAGATATGAGTAAGCCTGTAGATGTCTTAGAAGTTGATGGTCATGCCACCCTAGAACAGGTGAATAAATTAGAGCATATTATATGTTCGGATATGCCTCATTTAAGAAATATTTGCGATCGCGAAAGTAACCCAGAACTTGGCAAAATTGCTGGTACAACTGGGGAAACGCTCCAAAGTTACCCCCTCGCCCTTACCCAGTTAATAATTACCTACCACATGCTCAAAGCAACGCAAATGTATTTATAA
- a CDS encoding GAF domain-containing protein, which yields MSQSFSQNQAGRNRQQNLWQQKWNLKTKAIIWALSISVLPVVAIGTATYYYGVDVITKKIPQVKQESGKSSTETEVALERQLSLLLTGMGVTAVLAGAIATFVVNRTITRIKNAAETTNTIKNKLRPNSEFTQVFIATKDELVMLERNISLFTELLSVLEQEKAAETDYSQLLMKITRWVRESFNEEDVLKTTSEEIRRALSLDRVSIFCFNSDSNGTFITESAAPGFPKILGVTVSDPGFEAGYREKYQNGTVHAIDNIHQSDLTDGDIELLEQFAVKSSLVAPILKDKQLFGLLIAHQCSRLRFWQQSEIDLFAQIAMQVGFALDYANVLEQVDTKANKAQIFIEITRSIRQSLNEEDVLKTTVEEVRKALSTDRVLVYSFNANWSGTVIAESVVPGYPKVLRSEIEDPCFGKGYVQKYQSGRVQATNNIYQAGLTDCHINLLESFAVQANLVAPIIKDKQLFGLLIAHQCSRPRDWEQPEIDFFAQIATQVGFGLDHARLLQRIEAEGVQSQLLADIIRSIRQSLNEEDVLKTTVEEVRKVLSADRVLVYSFNANWSGTVIAESVVLTYPKILRSEIQDPSFDQGYVQDYQSGRVLAINNIYEIGLSDSEISLLESFAVKANLVAPIIKDKQLFGLLIAHQCSRPRDWQQSEIDFFAQIAIQVGFALDHARLLQRINAESMRSQLLTDITRSIRQSLKEEDILKTTVEEVRKALSIDRVLVYSFYANWFGIIIAESVVPGYPKVLRSKIHDPCFTQSYVEKYQSGQVVAIKNIYKAGLADCHISLLESFAVKANLVAPIIKDEQLFGLLIGHQCSAPRDWQQPEIDLFAQIAMQVGFTLDHARLLQAYQAAETN from the coding sequence ATGAGTCAGTCTTTTTCTCAAAACCAAGCAGGACGAAATCGTCAACAAAACCTGTGGCAACAAAAATGGAATTTAAAGACTAAAGCAATAATTTGGGCACTCAGCATCAGTGTCCTGCCTGTGGTTGCAATTGGAACAGCTACTTACTACTATGGCGTTGATGTAATTACCAAAAAAATCCCGCAGGTCAAACAAGAGAGTGGGAAGAGTTCAACAGAAACTGAAGTAGCTCTAGAAAGACAACTATCACTCTTGTTAACTGGTATGGGGGTAACAGCAGTTTTAGCAGGTGCGATCGCAACTTTTGTAGTTAATCGCACTATTACTCGAATCAAAAACGCTGCTGAAACTACTAATACGATCAAAAATAAGCTACGTCCAAATAGTGAATTTACCCAAGTTTTCATCGCTACCAAAGATGAATTAGTGATGTTAGAAAGAAACATCAGCTTATTCACAGAACTGCTTTCAGTTTTGGAACAGGAAAAAGCAGCCGAAACTGATTACTCCCAACTATTGATGAAAATTACTCGGTGGGTTCGAGAATCATTCAATGAAGAAGATGTTCTCAAAACTACCTCAGAAGAAATTCGCAGAGCTTTAAGCCTTGATCGCGTGAGCATTTTTTGCTTTAATTCTGACTCTAATGGCACCTTCATCACAGAATCAGCAGCACCAGGTTTCCCCAAAATATTAGGGGTTACAGTCTCTGACCCTGGGTTCGAGGCAGGGTACAGAGAAAAATACCAAAATGGTACTGTTCATGCTATTGATAATATCCATCAATCCGATCTGACTGATGGTGATATTGAGTTGCTGGAGCAATTTGCTGTCAAATCTAGTTTAGTAGCACCTATTCTCAAAGACAAACAGCTATTCGGTTTATTAATTGCACATCAGTGTTCGAGACTGCGTTTTTGGCAGCAATCTGAGATTGATTTATTCGCTCAAATAGCTATGCAAGTGGGATTTGCCCTTGACTACGCCAACGTTCTAGAACAAGTAGATACCAAAGCAAATAAAGCTCAGATATTTATAGAAATTACCCGCAGCATTCGCCAATCCCTCAACGAAGAGGATGTCCTCAAAACCACCGTCGAAGAGGTTCGCAAAGCACTAAGTACTGACCGAGTGCTAGTTTATAGCTTTAATGCTAATTGGTCTGGAACTGTGATTGCCGAATCAGTTGTTCCAGGTTATCCCAAAGTTTTGCGGTCTGAAATTGAAGACCCATGTTTTGGTAAAGGCTACGTACAAAAATATCAGTCTGGTCGCGTTCAAGCCACAAACAACATTTACCAAGCCGGTTTGACTGATTGTCACATTAACTTGTTGGAATCCTTTGCTGTCCAAGCAAATTTAGTCGCCCCAATTATTAAAGATAAACAGCTATTTGGCTTGTTAATTGCACATCAGTGTTCTAGACCTCGTGATTGGGAACAGCCTGAAATTGATTTCTTTGCTCAGATAGCCACCCAAGTGGGATTTGGTCTTGACCATGCCAGGCTGCTGCAACGAATCGAGGCTGAAGGTGTGCAAAGTCAATTGCTGGCGGATATTATCCGCAGCATTCGCCAATCCCTCAACGAAGAGGATGTCCTCAAAACCACTGTAGAAGAGGTTCGGAAAGTACTCAGCGCTGACAGAGTGCTGGTTTATAGCTTTAATGCTAATTGGTCTGGAACTGTGATTGCCGAATCAGTTGTTCTCACCTACCCAAAAATTTTGCGATCTGAAATCCAAGACCCATCTTTTGATCAAGGCTATGTACAAGACTATCAATCTGGTCGCGTTCTAGCCATAAACAACATTTATGAAATCGGTTTAAGTGATTCTGAAATTAGCCTGCTGGAATCCTTTGCTGTGAAAGCAAATTTGGTCGCCCCCATTATTAAAGATAAACAGCTATTCGGTTTGTTAATTGCACATCAGTGTTCTAGACCCCGTGATTGGCAACAGTCTGAGATTGATTTCTTTGCCCAAATAGCCATCCAAGTGGGATTTGCTCTCGACCATGCGAGGCTGCTGCAACGAATCAATGCTGAAAGTATGCGAAGTCAGTTACTGACGGATATTACCCGCAGCATTCGCCAATCACTCAAAGAAGAGGATATCCTCAAAACCACCGTGGAAGAAGTTCGCAAAGCACTTAGTATTGACCGAGTACTGGTTTATAGCTTTTACGCTAATTGGTTCGGAATTATCATTGCCGAATCAGTGGTTCCAGGTTATCCGAAAGTTTTGCGGTCTAAAATCCACGACCCCTGTTTCACTCAAAGTTATGTGGAAAAGTACCAATCTGGTCAGGTTGTCGCAATCAAGAACATTTATAAGGCAGGTTTGGCTGATTGTCACATTAGCCTGCTGGAATCCTTCGCGGTGAAAGCAAATTTAGTCGCACCCATTATCAAAGATGAGCAGCTATTTGGTTTGTTAATTGGACATCAGTGTTCTGCGCCCCGTGACTGGCAACAGCCTGAGATTGATTTGTTTGCTCAGATAGCCATGCAAGTAGGATTTACTCTCGATCATGCTAGGCTTTTACAAGCATATCAAGCTGCTGAAACTAACTAG
- a CDS encoding CHAT domain-containing protein, translated as MLRRISQSLKRFLKRLIATKQTRSLKGARGHNLVEVLPELTNADLEQLFVQLLEGVHQARGRQWALRYLQRVENRIPAERWIDWLVTFGESLLASPVPNQQLAVQMVQLGELGIGTIGDVAYEIGIRLMQNLPTEIEYEDNQAENLVELTPGQELIRDLGEQLWEYDELDVTETTPGQELIRDLGEQLWEYDEPDVIETTADDEIFLTSPGQELIGNLGEQLWEYDEAYAQTITPVPENASVEEILTEDSEEMRLEYQRQDTQSTIPANLPLPPAKDSITTLAQLRWDDQEEDTQTKTATNFLPAKQRTELATTDSEGTWDNTLANLEPNVANTLDELWVRLDQSSNLVQQLASNLVVQSNNSSSIIERYGNDPVSQAQGWFYQALQQARTGDLSGAIASYDQAIELQPEFWEYWFNRGLTLFHLERFEEAIASYETAIELKPDFYKAWYNRGGTLGELGYFEEAIASFDKAIEIKPDYQEAWSSKGLALLKLGWLREAISSYDQALDLQPQDQENWYHRGIALAVGEQFAEAITSYDRALEIDPDYHEVWIDRGVVLFNLGRWSEAIASWDKALSVQADFYLAWYNRGIALDNLGRRQEAIASYRQAIAIKPDFHLAWYNQAIALFYLEEFAEAIACYDNALQIKQDYWEAWIGRGTAVGNLVDTNLLRNLSSSITATNPALQQIGYEGKLASYEEGLKHLRTDTHPEGWGRLHVAIANTYYEQGKKQPNPRDYWRKAASEYHQALLTLTLEYFPQLHLEVLQSLSKVLMGLGQTTQLQELLQRGRDLLQQLLSEETRSEESKKQLALKFIGFDQLAVDLAVDFGDVVEAWEIAEQSKNACLNWQLFGWDHNIYSPPYGAIQELFNPTTAIIYWHISPVSLQTFILKDQAPSPILLFTPIQDVGAIALGEEAIRLNKLPLPEAVRRLIEFENWLEDWHQQYQEYRTTAQDKESKSQHPWRVDMEQKLLQLYEILNISTIAQELEGITQLILIPHRDLYRLPIHTLFHISSQSEEGLPNIESNFTVTYLPSAQIGLSIQNQDILQWQNQFLLSVEHPESAGYPGLKFAKMESELVSEMFDNIQRIQGSQATKNIVINALFDNYNIFHFTGYVTNNLNEPKKSELALAGEDKLILEEIFQQNLGSYKLVTLSACENVSSSTYISSSEYVSLVNGFLNQGVPYVVSTLWTVESSASALAIVEFYRRLQPDKSPVIALAEATLWLKELTAGELTKWYEDVLNNLHPEEVRIRAYLATQLYRNSKMPSEKKLYNHPYYWAAFTITGKPN; from the coding sequence ATGCTCAGGCGGATATCGCAGTCGCTTAAAAGGTTTTTAAAGCGCCTAATTGCAACTAAGCAGACTCGTTCTCTCAAGGGTGCAAGAGGACACAATCTGGTAGAGGTTCTACCAGAACTAACCAATGCTGATTTGGAACAATTATTTGTCCAATTACTGGAAGGCGTGCATCAAGCACGAGGACGCCAGTGGGCATTGAGGTATCTGCAACGAGTCGAAAATCGTATTCCGGCTGAACGCTGGATAGATTGGTTGGTGACGTTTGGCGAAAGCTTGCTGGCTTCACCTGTGCCAAATCAGCAATTAGCAGTACAGATGGTGCAGCTGGGAGAACTTGGTATCGGCACAATTGGAGATGTTGCCTATGAGATTGGCATAAGGCTGATGCAAAACTTACCCACAGAAATAGAGTATGAGGACAACCAGGCCGAAAATCTAGTTGAATTGACTCCTGGGCAAGAACTGATCCGCGATTTAGGCGAACAGTTATGGGAATATGATGAGCTAGATGTCACAGAAACTACTCCTGGACAAGAACTGATCCGCGATTTAGGCGAACAGTTATGGGAGTATGATGAGCCAGATGTCATAGAAACTACAGCAGATGACGAAATTTTCCTAACTTCGCCAGGACAAGAGTTAATCGGTAATTTAGGCGAACAGTTATGGGAGTATGATGAGGCCTATGCCCAAACAATAACGCCAGTACCCGAAAATGCCTCTGTTGAAGAAATATTGACCGAGGACTCAGAGGAAATGAGATTGGAGTATCAAAGACAAGATACCCAAAGCACAATACCCGCAAATCTCCCTCTCCCCCCAGCGAAAGATTCAATCACTACATTAGCTCAGCTGAGGTGGGACGACCAAGAGGAAGATACTCAAACTAAAACAGCGACAAATTTCCTTCCTGCTAAGCAAAGGACTGAATTAGCAACAACTGACTCAGAGGGAACTTGGGATAACACTTTGGCGAATTTAGAACCAAATGTAGCCAATACTTTAGATGAGTTATGGGTGAGGTTGGATCAAAGTAGTAATTTAGTCCAGCAACTTGCTTCCAATTTGGTAGTTCAAAGCAACAATTCTTCAAGTATTATTGAGCGATATGGCAATGATCCTGTTAGCCAAGCTCAAGGGTGGTTTTACCAAGCTCTTCAACAAGCGAGAACAGGTGATTTGTCAGGCGCGATCGCCTCTTACGATCAAGCTATTGAACTGCAACCAGAATTTTGGGAATATTGGTTTAATCGTGGCTTAACGCTGTTTCATTTAGAACGTTTTGAAGAAGCGATCGCATCTTATGAAACAGCCATCGAACTGAAACCAGACTTCTACAAAGCTTGGTACAACCGGGGTGGAACTCTGGGAGAATTGGGATACTTTGAAGAAGCCATCGCTTCCTTTGACAAAGCGATCGAAATCAAGCCAGACTACCAAGAGGCTTGGTCTAGTAAAGGTTTAGCATTGCTGAAATTAGGCTGGCTACGGGAAGCAATTTCTAGCTATGACCAAGCCCTCGATTTGCAACCACAAGACCAAGAAAATTGGTATCACCGAGGCATCGCCCTAGCTGTCGGCGAACAATTTGCAGAAGCGATTACATCTTACGACAGGGCGCTAGAAATTGACCCAGACTACCACGAAGTGTGGATCGACCGGGGTGTAGTGTTGTTTAATTTAGGACGGTGGTCAGAAGCCATCGCTTCCTGGGACAAAGCCCTTTCAGTCCAAGCCGACTTTTATTTGGCTTGGTACAACCGGGGTATAGCCTTAGATAACTTAGGACGCCGCCAAGAAGCCATCGCTTCCTATCGCCAAGCGATCGCCATTAAACCCGACTTCCACCTAGCTTGGTATAATCAGGCAATAGCATTGTTTTATTTAGAAGAATTTGCCGAAGCGATCGCTTGTTATGACAACGCTTTGCAAATTAAACAAGATTACTGGGAAGCTTGGATTGGTCGGGGAACCGCCGTTGGTAATTTAGTAGATACTAACTTATTGCGGAACTTGTCCAGTAGTATCACAGCGACAAATCCCGCCTTACAACAAATAGGCTACGAAGGTAAATTAGCCAGCTACGAAGAAGGGTTAAAACATCTGCGTACAGATACCCACCCAGAAGGTTGGGGTAGATTGCATGTGGCGATCGCTAACACTTACTATGAGCAAGGCAAGAAACAGCCGAATCCCCGTGATTATTGGCGTAAAGCTGCATCCGAGTACCATCAAGCACTGTTAACCCTGACATTAGAATATTTTCCCCAATTGCATTTAGAAGTTTTGCAATCCCTAAGCAAAGTGCTGATGGGTTTGGGACAAACAACACAACTTCAAGAATTACTGCAACGAGGCAGAGATTTATTGCAACAATTACTGAGTGAAGAAACTCGTTCTGAAGAAAGTAAAAAACAGTTAGCTTTGAAATTTATCGGCTTCGACCAATTGGCAGTTGATTTAGCTGTGGATTTTGGTGATGTGGTAGAAGCCTGGGAAATTGCCGAACAAAGCAAAAATGCTTGTTTAAATTGGCAGCTTTTTGGCTGGGATCATAATATTTATTCACCGCCTTATGGTGCGATTCAGGAACTATTCAATCCCACAACAGCAATTATTTACTGGCATATTAGTCCAGTGTCCCTCCAAACTTTCATTCTCAAAGACCAAGCGCCATCACCGATTCTACTCTTTACACCCATCCAAGATGTTGGCGCGATCGCTTTAGGAGAAGAGGCTATCCGTCTCAACAAATTGCCCCTACCTGAAGCAGTGCGACGCCTGATTGAATTTGAAAATTGGCTAGAAGATTGGCATCAACAATACCAAGAATATCGCACCACAGCCCAAGATAAAGAAAGTAAAAGTCAGCATCCTTGGCGAGTGGATATGGAACAAAAGCTGTTGCAATTGTATGAAATCTTGAATATTTCCACAATTGCCCAGGAACTTGAAGGCATCACCCAACTGATTTTAATTCCTCACCGCGATTTGTACAGATTGCCTATTCATACCCTTTTCCATATTTCTTCTCAATCCGAGGAAGGTTTACCAAATATCGAGTCAAATTTCACCGTTACTTATTTGCCTAGTGCCCAAATAGGTTTATCAATACAAAATCAAGATATTTTGCAGTGGCAAAATCAGTTCTTACTCAGTGTTGAACATCCTGAAAGTGCAGGTTATCCTGGGCTGAAATTTGCCAAAATGGAGTCGGAACTTGTCAGCGAAATGTTTGATAATATCCAGCGAATTCAGGGTTCCCAAGCTACGAAAAATATTGTAATAAATGCATTATTTGATAATTACAATATTTTTCATTTTACTGGTTATGTCACTAATAATTTAAATGAACCGAAAAAATCAGAGTTGGCATTAGCAGGTGAAGACAAACTGATTTTAGAAGAAATTTTTCAACAAAATCTAGGAAGTTACAAGCTTGTCACTCTTTCTGCTTGTGAAAATGTCAGTAGCAGTACCTACATTAGCAGCAGCGAATATGTAAGTTTAGTCAATGGTTTTTTAAATCAGGGCGTTCCTTATGTAGTGAGTACTTTGTGGACTGTGGAATCTTCTGCGAGTGCCTTGGCGATCGTAGAATTTTACCGACGATTACAGCCTGATAAATCACCAGTTATAGCCTTAGCTGAAGCAACACTATGGCTGAAAGAACTAACTGCCGGAGAATTGACAAAATGGTATGAAGATGTCCTAAATAATCTCCATCCTGAGGAAGTACGAATTAGAGCTTATTTAGCAACGCAATTATATAGAAATAGTAAAATGCCATCAGAGAAAAAGCTTTATAATCATCCCTATTATTGGGCAGCATTTACGATTACGGGTAAGCCAAATTGA
- a CDS encoding type II toxin-antitoxin system HicA family toxin, whose translation MIHGDGRRTVVPVHSGETIGSGLLAQILRDRQLICEEFRGLL comes from the coding sequence TTGATACATGGTGATGGTCGTCGAACTGTTGTTCCAGTACATTCTGGTGAAACAATTGGTTCTGGCTTGTTAGCACAGATACTCCGCGATCGCCAACTCATCTGTGAGGAATTCCGGGGACTCTTGTAA
- a CDS encoding CoA-binding protein, whose translation MPNLKEDDNALREVLSQAKIIAVVGHSDKRDRISYQIAQFLRQVGYTVYAVNPLVKEIDGKPSYAGLQNLPKPVDIVNVFRRSEYLPEIVDQAIAVNAKTVWAQLGIWHQPSAEKALDAGINVVMDACIKIEYLRLKVDLTGDV comes from the coding sequence ATGCCAAACCTCAAAGAAGATGATAACGCTCTGCGTGAAGTGTTGAGCCAAGCCAAAATTATTGCTGTTGTGGGACACTCTGATAAACGCGATCGCATCAGCTATCAAATTGCCCAATTCTTACGACAAGTTGGCTATACAGTTTATGCAGTCAACCCTCTAGTTAAAGAAATTGACGGTAAGCCTAGCTATGCTGGACTTCAGAATCTACCAAAACCTGTAGATATTGTCAACGTATTTCGCCGTTCTGAGTACTTGCCAGAAATTGTAGATCAAGCAATTGCTGTTAACGCTAAAACCGTGTGGGCACAATTGGGCATCTGGCATCAACCATCAGCAGAAAAAGCTTTAGATGCAGGAATCAACGTGGTTATGGATGCCTGCATCAAAATTGAGTATCTGCGGCTAAAAGTAGATTTAACAGGCGATGTCTAA
- a CDS encoding DUF4114 domain-containing protein, with amino-acid sequence MGIVPKTPFKIEAKVNCSTENTFFDTEIDLEDGDLLIVDVDPEEKWTPYKSSSKSWVNANGISVEPKTYDGIYQETAGIARGITQYADFAFPFGSLIGTVDNGVTYFPVGTHLELTVLKPGRLKLVFWGGDHNTNDGAITANVEVKKAFNHDDDTIDNDLSQYEKHFDIHSKVHSVNGKAGTETHLNTKIKLQPEDVLTVDVYPKDLWSILSVNRVWDVNANGVAEDNKTRYASGLLTNNFNFTYGSLVGTLDDGKTYFPVGTHLKLTVLNPGTLKFVHWDVNYRENNGSVRAFVDVIRKERPIIPGDDGNIITDPQTRYKIKITVFVPTSIGYNNTFGIFAMDDDGSVAGVKPGDPDYAATVVKNRIPLPGADEGSYQKGDTFEGELLGGPKYGVFLIANGTPNQFLEQNPKNEEKQWATPKAYFFNPLANPDRKDHVRVLSSNEYGFEDLYGGGDQDFDDLIVKIETLAAETIS; translated from the coding sequence ATGGGAATAGTACCAAAAACACCATTTAAAATTGAGGCAAAAGTCAACTGCTCGACCGAAAACACATTTTTCGATACAGAAATTGACTTAGAGGATGGGGACTTACTAATAGTTGATGTAGACCCCGAAGAAAAATGGACTCCATATAAAAGTTCTTCAAAATCATGGGTAAATGCTAACGGGATATCTGTTGAGCCAAAAACCTATGATGGTATCTATCAAGAAACCGCAGGGATAGCAAGAGGAATAACGCAATATGCTGATTTTGCATTTCCCTTTGGTAGTCTGATTGGTACTGTAGACAATGGTGTTACATATTTTCCTGTAGGAACCCATTTAGAATTGACAGTTTTAAAACCAGGTAGGCTGAAATTGGTCTTTTGGGGTGGTGACCACAACACAAATGATGGAGCGATAACAGCGAATGTCGAAGTCAAAAAAGCGTTTAACCATGACGACGACACAATTGACAATGATTTATCGCAATATGAGAAGCATTTTGATATTCATTCTAAAGTACATAGTGTGAATGGCAAAGCGGGTACAGAAACTCATTTAAATACAAAAATTAAATTACAGCCAGAGGATGTACTAACAGTTGATGTTTACCCTAAAGATTTGTGGAGTATACTCTCAGTTAATAGAGTATGGGATGTAAATGCTAACGGTGTAGCTGAAGACAATAAAACCAGGTACGCCAGTGGATTGTTAACTAACAATTTTAACTTCACATATGGTAGTTTGGTTGGAACTTTGGATGATGGCAAGACTTATTTTCCTGTAGGAACCCATTTAAAATTGACAGTTTTAAACCCAGGTACACTTAAATTTGTACACTGGGATGTGAATTACAGAGAAAATAACGGTTCTGTGAGAGCATTTGTCGATGTAATTCGCAAAGAAAGACCGATAATTCCAGGGGATGATGGTAATATCATCACTGATCCTCAGACAAGATATAAGATTAAGATAACTGTTTTTGTTCCTACCAGTATTGGCTACAACAACACTTTTGGTATTTTTGCAATGGATGATGATGGAAGTGTTGCTGGAGTCAAACCAGGCGATCCTGATTATGCAGCAACTGTGGTCAAAAATCGCATTCCTTTACCAGGCGCAGATGAAGGTTCGTATCAAAAAGGAGATACGTTTGAAGGGGAGTTACTCGGTGGGCCAAAATATGGAGTATTCCTAATTGCTAACGGAACTCCAAACCAATTTTTAGAGCAAAATCCCAAAAATGAGGAAAAACAATGGGCAACTCCTAAAGCTTACTTCTTTAATCCACTAGCTAACCCCGATCGCAAAGATCATGTCAGAGTGTTATCGTCAAATGAATACGGTTTTGAGGATCTATACGGGGGAGGGGATCAAGACTTTGACGATTTGATCGTTAAGATAGAAACTTTGGCGGCTGAGACTATCAGCTAA
- a CDS encoding class I SAM-dependent methyltransferase, which yields MTTQTLGLEQNLYDYLLSISLREPEILTQLRQETAQHPVGRMQIAPEQGQFLALLVQLLGAKKTLEIGVFTGYSSLVVALALPSDGKVVACDISEEFTAIARRYWHQAGVADKIGLHIAPALDTLDWLLATGERETFDFAFIDADKSNYDAYYERSLELVRSGGVIAIDNVLWSGRVADPQVQDNRTKRIRAFNQKLHQDQRVSLSVIAIADGLTLALKK from the coding sequence ATGACAACTCAAACACTAGGACTCGAACAAAATTTATATGATTATTTACTGTCAATTTCTCTGCGCGAACCGGAAATTTTAACTCAACTAAGACAAGAAACAGCCCAGCATCCAGTGGGTAGAATGCAGATTGCTCCTGAACAAGGGCAGTTTTTGGCACTGCTGGTGCAGTTGTTGGGAGCGAAGAAAACTTTGGAAATTGGTGTATTTACAGGCTATAGTTCCCTGGTGGTGGCATTGGCGTTACCGAGTGACGGCAAGGTGGTAGCCTGTGATATTAGTGAGGAATTTACAGCGATCGCTCGACGTTATTGGCACCAAGCGGGAGTAGCAGATAAAATTGGGCTGCACATTGCCCCAGCGTTGGATACTTTAGATTGGCTATTGGCAACAGGAGAAAGAGAAACTTTTGATTTTGCTTTCATCGATGCAGATAAAAGCAACTATGATGCCTATTATGAGCGATCGCTGGAACTTGTGCGATCGGGGGGAGTGATTGCGATCGATAATGTCCTGTGGTCAGGCAGGGTTGCCGACCCCCAAGTGCAGGATAATAGAACTAAAAGAATTCGTGCCTTTAATCAGAAGTTGCATCAAGACCAGCGAGTGAGTCTGAGTGTAATTGCGATCGCCGATGGCTTGACTCTGGCGTTGAAAAAGTAA